A genome region from Vicinamibacterales bacterium includes the following:
- a CDS encoding glutamine amidotransferase — MVFDALMPWWLIAILVIGAVGVTLRAYWRPLVPISIGLRSVLMSLRLSVLLLLILILQRPVLLEPSTDRLDAIVPILVDVSRSMRLKDANDDGHRRIDEASRLVEEVLLPSVGEVFDVDLLGFGELLTPVEPTNLRADARQSDLQGALRGVRERYRGRTVAGVIVVSDGGETGSESVKVSGAGAFPVFTVGVGRAVIERDREVLDVSVGPANLANSVVDLSASVVSHGFGKEPIEVRLLEDGRLVQLDWVTPAESGAPLPIVFRVSPKSDVATRYTVELPVDPTELTPDNNAMRVLVPPSGRLRRVLLVEGAPGYDHSFLKRAWLQDEGIELDSVVLKGANDRGQNTFYIQGDTDRTPALSTGYPQNRSALFFYDAVVLANTPAEFFSPDQLNMTVDFVSKRGGGLLVFGAQAFVGRGLASTPIETILPLYLASRTTTIAQGAVREPNTVSLTAAGANHGLMRLGTTADINRARWDAVPPLAGVAALGDPKPGASVLAHTVGAGGGLYPLIAVQRYGRGRTMVFTGEASWRWKMLLPSHDDTYDTFWKQTVRWLSEIAPGPVTVSTEGGRVAGEVVHLEISSRDSTYETVANASITVRVTGPAGDIQEIRPSLTDAVAGRYTAKFTPAQSGVYRIDVRADQESSSLGSVETRVLVGGSDRELTDPRMNSEVLARLAERTGGAVVPVDALGELPGQLRENATVSATSVRLDLWNNVWVFLLLVFLPSVEWLLRRQWGMR; from the coding sequence ATGGTTTTTGATGCGTTGATGCCTTGGTGGCTGATTGCGATACTGGTAATTGGTGCGGTTGGGGTGACGTTGCGTGCCTACTGGAGACCGCTCGTGCCGATATCGATTGGACTTCGGTCGGTATTGATGTCACTCCGGCTATCAGTGCTACTCCTATTGATCTTGATCTTGCAACGTCCCGTTCTACTTGAGCCGTCTACCGATCGTCTCGATGCAATCGTGCCGATTCTCGTTGATGTTTCACGCAGTATGCGCTTGAAGGATGCTAATGATGACGGCCACCGTCGGATCGACGAAGCGTCACGATTGGTTGAGGAGGTTCTGCTACCAAGTGTTGGCGAAGTCTTCGATGTAGACCTACTAGGCTTTGGTGAATTACTCACCCCGGTCGAGCCGACTAATCTTCGAGCTGACGCTCGCCAAAGTGATCTTCAGGGTGCCTTACGTGGTGTTCGTGAGCGCTACCGTGGGCGAACCGTTGCTGGTGTGATTGTCGTTTCCGATGGCGGAGAGACAGGCAGCGAGTCAGTCAAGGTCTCGGGTGCCGGTGCTTTTCCGGTGTTTACTGTCGGTGTCGGTCGGGCGGTTATCGAACGAGACCGTGAGGTGCTGGATGTGTCGGTCGGGCCAGCCAACTTGGCCAACTCTGTTGTTGATTTGAGCGCGTCCGTTGTCAGTCATGGATTTGGCAAGGAGCCAATCGAGGTCAGGCTTCTGGAAGATGGGCGGTTAGTCCAACTGGATTGGGTGACCCCAGCCGAATCAGGTGCGCCTTTACCAATCGTGTTCCGTGTATCTCCGAAATCAGACGTTGCGACGCGCTACACAGTTGAGTTGCCTGTCGACCCGACTGAGTTGACCCCGGACAACAATGCCATGCGTGTGCTTGTGCCACCGTCAGGTCGACTGCGGCGGGTGTTATTGGTTGAAGGCGCCCCAGGTTATGACCACAGTTTCCTTAAGCGGGCTTGGCTCCAGGACGAAGGGATTGAGTTAGATTCGGTCGTGCTGAAGGGTGCTAACGACCGAGGACAGAACACTTTTTACATTCAGGGGGATACCGATCGGACGCCCGCGCTCTCGACGGGTTATCCTCAGAATCGTTCCGCGCTCTTCTTCTACGATGCCGTCGTTTTGGCAAACACTCCTGCGGAATTTTTTTCGCCAGACCAGCTCAACATGACGGTTGATTTTGTGTCGAAGCGGGGAGGCGGTTTACTAGTGTTTGGAGCGCAGGCATTTGTAGGTCGTGGCCTGGCGAGCACTCCAATTGAGACAATTCTTCCTTTGTACCTGGCTAGTCGCACCACGACAATTGCTCAAGGCGCGGTCCGTGAGCCTAACACCGTGAGCTTGACCGCCGCCGGCGCGAATCACGGCCTCATGCGTTTAGGAACGACAGCTGACATCAATCGAGCCAGGTGGGATGCGGTGCCCCCGCTGGCTGGAGTTGCCGCACTCGGCGACCCGAAACCTGGGGCATCGGTGCTCGCACACACGGTCGGCGCCGGTGGCGGCTTATACCCTCTGATCGCTGTGCAGCGGTATGGTCGTGGGCGGACCATGGTGTTTACTGGAGAAGCATCGTGGCGGTGGAAGATGCTTCTTCCCTCACATGACGATACCTACGATACGTTCTGGAAACAGACGGTCCGCTGGCTCTCAGAGATCGCGCCCGGTCCAGTAACCGTCTCGACGGAGGGAGGCCGCGTTGCTGGTGAGGTCGTGCATCTGGAGATTTCGAGTCGCGACTCGACTTATGAGACCGTCGCTAATGCGTCGATAACAGTGCGCGTGACTGGGCCGGCTGGTGATATCCAGGAGATACGACCTAGCTTGACCGACGCTGTGGCAGGGCGGTACACGGCAAAGTTCACACCGGCGCAATCCGGTGTTTATCGCATTGACGTGCGGGCTGACCAAGAATCGTCCAGTCTTGGAAGCGTGGAGACCCGGGTCCTTGTCGGTGGTAGTGATCGTGAGCTAACTGACCCACGCATGAATAGCGAAGTGCTGGCGAGGCTGGCCGAGCGAACAGGAGGTGCCGTTGTGCCTGTTGATGCGCTGGGCGAATTACCTGGGCAGTTACGGGAGAATGCGACAGTTTCGGCAACGTCGGTCCGACTTGATCTCTGGAACAATGTTTGGGTATTTCTGCTTCTGGTATTCCTGCCGTCGGTCGAATGGCTTCTGCGACGACAATGGGGAATGCGATGA
- a CDS encoding DUF4175 family protein: MQSQDEPLWTFFAKVRRRWVTLAVLRGSARVFGSVGVIVLVAVMVDHFWLPTGISLIALALTAAVVAIGQTLLIWWPLRKTPSPRQVARFIEEQVPEFEDRLASAVELGSRTVRSAVQSMVITDASNQVQTVQLDRVVSSTQIRRAIGLCVAGGIVLVTALSLALTPAQRAVDAASLYAFPETVRINVSPGDARVMAGGSLEVRAQVEGVTITSRLIHPVLQVESGDEWQDIEMRPDDGSFQFEFTSVRESFRYRVSAASAWSDEYNVTALMVPHIDRIDVEYDYPLFTRLERRIEIDSGDVYAPVGTAVTLTVYADKPIEDGAMVLSDGSLIPLALRDDTTLTGSFEVSADDAYRVTLSDNQGLSNLSEGQYFIRAIADLPPVVRILRPDGDRSVTPLEEVTIEARADDDYGLERFEIVYAVRGDEDQAVPLLGSTDLTTRIGIYTLYIEDLDVVPGDFVTYYARALDVNRAKASTEARSDIYFLDVTPFEQEFVEAQSQSQGGDGGTGLADLTAAQRAIVVATWKLDRQVEDSRVENEVRTVARAQDELKVRTEQALEEFGPGRRQGEVASSGTRDGAPLDLAVRAMGFAKTALDNIETNEAIPHEMAALNHLLRAQAEIRQREVSRRQAAVGGGSGRPGQDLSALFDQELRRQQQTNYETRSSAGQPDSPESEALDEVRELAGRQSDLNRRKQALERQGPEVDPREFQEQLERLTREQTELRDEAERLTRMLDQLGEATQQTSGGQASSQAARPTTQLDGERMREVSEAMRAAAGDLRRGDLSGASERGRQALGRLSALEQELRYLNPEERQRAVAELQSEARDLADAQTVIAREVDQLEVGQASRDTGTRLAEEQAQMADRVDLLHEATGVLARRLDNDPEGRGTLEEVAGMVEEERLAPRLRESADTLRRAFGTSDGISEDERRSLTESEGVLRDTLTQVAERLELVPGGLSDEARRLSEELDRTRALRERLGDLERQIEALERLGEAGELAPSATNVEPNLEDESGGLARLGEAYDRELRRAEDLLGELRRENPSLAGRVNGLSGQYTRSAPGTEAFKQDFTRWDELRQEVAEALERFEASQSGLLSVEELRGRLSSGADESVPETYRALVEAYYEALAVAERRR; encoded by the coding sequence ATGCAGAGTCAAGACGAGCCACTCTGGACGTTCTTTGCCAAGGTCAGACGACGCTGGGTCACGCTTGCCGTGTTGCGTGGTAGCGCTAGGGTCTTTGGTAGTGTCGGCGTGATCGTGCTAGTTGCAGTCATGGTGGATCACTTCTGGCTGCCGACGGGCATATCGCTTATTGCATTAGCACTGACGGCGGCAGTCGTAGCGATCGGTCAAACCCTTTTAATATGGTGGCCGCTTCGCAAAACTCCGTCCCCACGACAAGTGGCCAGATTTATTGAAGAGCAAGTGCCGGAATTTGAGGACCGGCTAGCAAGTGCAGTTGAACTCGGTAGTCGTACCGTGAGATCTGCGGTTCAGTCGATGGTGATTACTGATGCCTCGAATCAGGTTCAGACTGTGCAACTTGACCGCGTGGTCTCGAGCACGCAGATCAGACGTGCAATCGGCCTTTGCGTGGCCGGCGGTATCGTCCTCGTGACCGCGCTCAGCTTGGCACTGACACCAGCTCAACGAGCTGTTGATGCGGCAAGTCTGTATGCGTTTCCTGAGACTGTCCGAATCAACGTCTCGCCAGGTGATGCCCGTGTGATGGCGGGTGGATCGCTGGAGGTGCGCGCGCAGGTGGAAGGGGTCACGATTACATCTCGCCTAATTCATCCGGTGTTACAAGTTGAGTCAGGTGACGAATGGCAAGACATTGAGATGCGGCCGGACGACGGAAGTTTCCAGTTCGAGTTTACCTCGGTCAGAGAGAGTTTTCGTTATCGGGTGAGTGCAGCTAGTGCATGGTCGGATGAGTACAACGTGACGGCACTCATGGTGCCCCATATTGATCGGATTGACGTCGAATACGACTATCCACTATTTACTCGGCTCGAGCGGCGTATAGAGATCGACAGCGGAGATGTGTATGCACCAGTTGGTACGGCGGTAACGCTCACTGTCTACGCGGACAAGCCGATTGAGGATGGTGCAATGGTGCTTTCGGACGGGTCTCTCATCCCGTTGGCGCTCCGGGACGACACGACGTTGACTGGGAGCTTCGAGGTTTCGGCGGATGATGCTTATCGGGTGACCCTTTCCGACAATCAGGGTCTCAGTAATTTGAGCGAGGGCCAGTACTTTATTCGCGCGATCGCTGATCTTCCTCCCGTCGTCAGGATTCTCAGACCAGATGGGGACCGCTCGGTTACGCCACTGGAGGAGGTGACCATCGAAGCCCGTGCCGATGATGATTATGGTCTCGAACGCTTTGAGATCGTCTATGCAGTTAGGGGCGATGAAGACCAGGCTGTGCCACTTCTAGGGTCGACTGATCTGACGACAAGGATTGGAATCTATACGTTATACATTGAGGATCTTGATGTTGTGCCTGGTGACTTTGTTACCTATTACGCGCGCGCACTGGATGTGAATCGAGCGAAGGCATCCACCGAAGCGCGTAGTGACATCTACTTTCTTGACGTTACGCCATTTGAACAGGAATTTGTTGAAGCGCAGAGCCAGTCACAAGGGGGTGATGGTGGTACAGGTCTTGCTGATTTGACGGCTGCTCAACGTGCGATCGTAGTGGCTACGTGGAAACTCGATAGACAGGTTGAGGATTCTAGGGTCGAGAACGAGGTCCGTACGGTGGCCCGTGCTCAGGATGAACTCAAGGTGCGCACGGAACAAGCTCTTGAGGAGTTTGGCCCAGGACGACGGCAGGGTGAAGTGGCATCAAGTGGAACGCGTGATGGAGCACCGTTGGATCTTGCAGTTCGCGCCATGGGTTTCGCGAAGACGGCATTGGACAATATTGAGACTAACGAGGCTATTCCCCACGAGATGGCGGCACTAAACCATCTGCTGCGTGCTCAGGCCGAAATTCGGCAACGGGAAGTTTCCCGGCGGCAGGCGGCGGTAGGTGGTGGCTCGGGAAGACCAGGTCAAGACCTCTCAGCGTTGTTTGACCAGGAGTTGCGTCGTCAGCAACAGACGAACTACGAAACGCGCTCATCGGCTGGCCAGCCAGACAGCCCTGAAAGTGAAGCGCTTGATGAGGTGAGGGAATTGGCCGGCCGGCAATCGGATCTCAATCGCCGGAAGCAGGCTCTTGAACGTCAAGGTCCTGAAGTGGACCCTCGAGAATTTCAAGAGCAGCTCGAGCGACTGACCAGAGAACAAACCGAGCTGAGGGACGAAGCTGAGCGGCTAACTCGGATGCTTGACCAGTTAGGTGAAGCGACCCAACAAACTTCCGGTGGTCAGGCTTCTAGCCAGGCGGCACGACCGACAACCCAACTGGATGGGGAGCGGATGCGAGAAGTCTCTGAAGCGATGCGCGCTGCAGCTGGCGACCTTCGACGTGGGGATCTCAGCGGTGCAAGTGAGCGTGGTCGACAGGCCCTAGGTCGACTCAGTGCGCTTGAACAGGAGTTGCGGTATCTCAATCCGGAAGAGCGCCAAAGGGCTGTAGCTGAACTACAGTCAGAAGCGAGGGACCTTGCTGACGCCCAAACGGTTATCGCTCGCGAAGTGGACCAGCTCGAAGTTGGTCAGGCGAGTCGCGACACGGGAACACGCCTCGCTGAGGAGCAGGCTCAGATGGCCGACCGGGTCGACCTTCTTCATGAGGCCACCGGCGTACTTGCCCGTAGGCTCGACAATGATCCAGAGGGTCGAGGGACGCTAGAAGAGGTGGCTGGCATGGTCGAAGAAGAACGTCTGGCTCCTCGCCTCCGTGAATCTGCTGACACCTTACGACGTGCTTTTGGAACGTCAGACGGAATTTCAGAGGACGAACGTCGTAGTCTGACTGAGTCGGAGGGTGTCCTCAGGGATACGCTGACGCAGGTGGCTGAACGGCTTGAGTTAGTGCCTGGAGGTCTCAGCGATGAAGCCCGGCGGCTTTCGGAGGAACTGGACCGGACGCGAGCATTACGGGAACGTTTAGGGGATCTCGAACGTCAAATTGAAGCTCTGGAGAGATTGGGTGAGGCAGGTGAACTTGCGCCTTCAGCAACCAATGTAGAACCGAACCTCGAAGACGAGTCTGGGGGCTTAGCGCGACTGGGTGAAGCATACGACCGTGAATTAAGACGTGCGGAGGACCTCCTTGGTGAGCTTCGACGTGAAAACCCTTCATTGGCCGGTCGGGTTAATGGTCTGAGCGGCCAGTACACCAGGTCCGCACCCGGTACCGAGGCCTTTAAACAGGATTTCACGCGGTGGGATGAGCTTAGGCAGGAGGTGGCTGAAGCTCTCGAACGGTTTGAGGCAAGCCAGTCGGGACTGCTGTCGGTTGAGGAACTCCGGGGACGCTTGAGTAGTGGTGCTGATGAATCGGTTCCTGAGACTTATCGTGCGTTGGTAGAGGCGTATTACGAAGCGTTGGCCGTAGCGGAGCGACGGCGATAG